The Drosophila sechellia strain sech25 chromosome 2R, ASM438219v1, whole genome shotgun sequence nucleotide sequence TTCTCTAAGCTCACCACATTTCTATATTCaaatatatgcaaaaatattattattgtttgttttaatttttgccatttccaGCTGCATGCGCTCCAGATTGAGgtaaaaaataacaacaaactttgtttgtaaacaaaacaataaagaaATTATTCAGTTCTTAGGAAGCAAGGCAAATGATTGAAAGGTATATTGAACTGCAACTATTTTAATACTTCTAAGAACTCCAATGGTTTTCACTCGAACATTAATGCGATATTTGCTCCTACCTGTTGGTTCACATAACACGCCCATAAACACCGGACTGGAATTTCCAGATTTAAATACGCAAAACAAATGCTATTGAACGCTCAACTTTCTGTGTTTTCCCAAGCGCCATCGATTCGATGGGGGTTATCAGAGGCCTCCGTCCCACCAATGCAcatgtgctgctccaagatcCCAGACTGAGCTATATAAGATCAAGTGGAACTAGCCAAGAGCATCAGTTGAATCCAATCGATTGCTTGCGCACTTAGCATCCCAAAGCCACAACAACCAGAATCAATATGAAGTTCTTCTCAGTCGTCACCGTCTTCGTGTTCGGTCTGCTGGCTCTGGCCAACGGTTAGTAATACTATATTTTACTGCTATTTGATTACTAAATTCATTATTTATATCTTCTGCAGCTGTTCCCCTGTCGCCCGATCCAGGAAATGTGGTGATCAACGGCGACTGCAAATACTGCAATGTGCACGGTGGAAAGTAGGAAAGTACTCGCCTGAAACTCGAAGATGGGCCAAAACTTACCTCAAAACCTAAAGACAATATTTATACTCTCACTCTTGTACTAAAATGAAAACTAGTTGTAAAAAACATTGCCAAGTACAaataaaatgatgaaaaacaaaactattttcGTATTTTAAATATCTTTCAGATGTTTTAAACTTCAGAATCTAAACGTGAAATATTCACTAAAACATTTAACAATCTCAATGCAAATAAAAGCcaaatatatacaaacatGCATAATtacatattaaatatattatttaaatatatattattgaaaaaactttttaaagcTTCAAAGGTCTCGCCTTTCATGATGAACTTTATTTAACATTACTCATCCGCACTGTTGCACGCAAATCAAcctcttattatttttttgttttgccgaTATTATTATAATCAATTTCTTTCGCTTTTACAAacaaaagttttaaaaaaatgtttcataAAATTGTTGCTACTTCATTGGATACTCTAAATTCTAAATAATATAATCATTTTATCTTTTACTATAAgtatataattatttcagaaaaATCTGTCAAAAAATCGACTACCGAAACTgtacacttaaaaaatatagTTGAATTAATCACCATTATTAGTTAAGCAAagcttttatttaataaaaattttaagcaGTATTTAAAATTCTAAGGAATTACCATTGCTTGTCattcttattttaaaaaagaaGGCGTATAGTATTCAAAAATAGTAagcatttaattattaaaataattatttttcaaaatactTAAATAAAAATCTGCTCTATGCCTGAATTTAATTTCGAATTATATACACAACCATGAGACTTTCTTGAAAAAAAACTATGACGCCCCGGTAATACTCTTTCCAAGTACCTTAGCTAACTCTTTTCGCACAAATCTTGCTAATAAACTGGGTGCTAATATGACAGTTTATTGATTCGGCGGAATTGAACGCATTAAAACGGGTTCGCAATACTGGGAAAAACGAATCGCAAGGGGCGCCAAGTCAAAAGAAATCAGGTTTGCAATCTGGCCACCACCTCGCACGTGAATAGAAT carries:
- the LOC6609776 gene encoding immune-induced peptide 2, which produces MKFFSVVTVFVFGLLALANAVPLSPDPGNVVINGDCKYCNVHGGK